In Devosia beringensis, a single window of DNA contains:
- a CDS encoding transglutaminase family protein, with protein sequence MTLLSVRHETVYRYARPVQFGDHRMLVRPRDSMEQRLDQFRLEITPEPAGIRWILDVFGNGIAIASFEEPAEELRIVASMVLDHTHVLVPEFEIDNRAKSYPFDYGTPDGLDLAPNMARLFPEETEVDAWARRFLDSTGKTGTIHLLVGMTAAIKSDFTYLRRPDPGTQRPATTLSSRAGTCRDFALLMIEAVRSLGFAARFVTGYLYSPARDGNHRGGGATHAWCQVYLPGAGWVEFDPTNGIIGTRDLIRVGVAREPRQAIPISGTFVGKKDDYIGMDVEVMVERVKSVQDGMG encoded by the coding sequence ATGACCCTTCTGTCGGTGCGGCACGAGACGGTCTATCGCTATGCGCGGCCGGTCCAGTTCGGCGATCACCGCATGCTGGTGCGGCCGCGCGACAGCATGGAGCAGCGGCTCGACCAGTTCCGCCTCGAAATCACACCCGAACCTGCCGGTATCCGCTGGATTCTGGACGTATTCGGCAATGGCATCGCCATTGCCAGTTTTGAAGAGCCGGCCGAGGAGCTGCGCATCGTGGCCAGCATGGTGCTCGATCATACCCATGTCCTGGTCCCCGAATTCGAGATCGACAACCGCGCCAAGAGCTACCCGTTCGACTATGGCACGCCGGACGGGCTTGATCTGGCACCCAATATGGCCCGGCTGTTTCCCGAGGAAACAGAGGTTGATGCCTGGGCGCGGCGATTCCTCGATTCGACGGGCAAGACGGGCACGATCCATCTGCTGGTCGGCATGACGGCGGCCATCAAGTCCGACTTCACCTATCTGCGCCGCCCCGATCCGGGCACGCAGCGGCCCGCGACCACGTTGAGCAGCCGGGCCGGCACCTGTCGGGATTTTGCGCTGCTGATGATCGAGGCGGTGCGTTCGCTGGGCTTTGCGGCCCGCTTTGTCACCGGCTATCTCTATTCGCCGGCCCGAGACGGCAATCATCGCGGCGGCGGGGCGACCCATGCCTGGTGCCAGGTCTATCTGCCGGGCGCGGGCTGGGTCGAGTTCGACCCGACCAATGGCATTATCGGCACGCGCGACCTGATCCGGGTGGGCGTGGCGCGGGAGCCGCGCCAGGCCATTCCGATTTCGGGGACCTTTGTGGGCAAGAAGGACGACTATATCGGCATGGATGTCGAGGTCATGGTCGAGCGCGTCAAGAGCGTTCAGGACGGCATGGGTTAG
- a CDS encoding transglutaminase-like domain-containing protein has product MRLSLGCEIGYEVFDTTTLIFNIEAMRGGRQRVVSERLTITPDLPADEKTSEESGNRYLRLTVPQGQVTLRYEAQIELDALHRAPAVIHEVPIAKLPLDTLPFLNPSRYCPSDQLARFANRQFGNIEPGFGRVVEICNWINAEVDYLFGTSDTTTTAADTFSLRAGVCRDFAHLGITFCRALGIPARFVSCYAWQLEPQDFHAVFEAYLGDRWYLFDATRMAALDGMVRIGVGRDAADTAFATIYGQVNSYPIRVWTDAINGDRAQEWTTDAVSVTRD; this is encoded by the coding sequence GTGCGTTTATCCCTGGGGTGCGAGATTGGCTACGAGGTCTTCGATACGACGACCTTGATTTTCAACATCGAGGCCATGCGCGGCGGCCGCCAGCGCGTGGTCAGCGAACGCCTGACCATCACCCCCGACCTGCCCGCCGACGAGAAGACCTCCGAGGAAAGCGGCAACCGCTATCTGCGGCTCACCGTGCCGCAGGGCCAGGTGACGCTGCGCTACGAGGCCCAGATCGAGCTCGACGCCCTGCACCGGGCGCCCGCCGTGATCCATGAAGTGCCCATTGCCAAGCTGCCGCTCGACACCCTGCCCTTCCTCAATCCGTCGCGCTATTGCCCCAGTGACCAGCTGGCCCGCTTCGCCAACCGCCAGTTCGGCAATATCGAGCCCGGCTTCGGCCGCGTCGTCGAGATCTGCAACTGGATCAATGCCGAGGTCGACTACCTGTTCGGCACCAGCGACACCACCACCACCGCCGCGGACACGTTTTCGCTGCGTGCCGGCGTCTGTCGCGACTTTGCCCATCTGGGCATTACCTTCTGCCGCGCTTTGGGCATCCCGGCCCGCTTCGTCTCCTGCTATGCTTGGCAGCTTGAGCCGCAGGATTTCCACGCGGTCTTTGAGGCCTACCTAGGCGATCGCTGGTACCTGTTCGACGCCACCCGCATGGCTGCGCTTGACGGCATGGTGCGCATCGGCGTCGGTCGCGACGCGGCCGACACCGCCTTTGCCACCATTTATGGCCAGGTGAACTCCTACCCCATCCGCGTCTGGACCGACGCCATCAATGGCGACCGGGCCCAGGAATGGACCACCGACGCGGTGAGCGTGACGCGGGACTAA